The Frankiales bacterium nucleotide sequence CGCGGGTGACCGTGGACGCGCGCGGCGTGCTCGCCGCGACGGGCCGGCTCGGCGAGCCGGTCGAGGGCCCCGCCTACCCGCTCGTCCCGGCCGCGACGGCCCTGGAGACCCTGCGCCTGCTCCCCCGGCCCGACATCGCGATGGCCTGCCTGCAGGGGACCGACTGCACCCCGCGCACCCCCGCGGTGACCGGCGCACGCCTCGGGCTCGTGCCGCGCTGGGACGCCGAGGGCAGCACCGCCACGGAGCTGCTCGTGCCGGCCTGGCTCTTCGACCTCGAGGGCGGCGGCGACCCGGTGCCGGTCGTCGCGGTGGCGCCCCGCTTCCTCGGCGAGCCGGACCCCGGCCCGGTGGCCTCGGCGTCCGCCGGCTCGCCCGGCACCGACGGCGGCTCGGGCAGCGACCCCGGCACCCCCGCCGGCCCGCCGGCGAGCGACCTCCCCCTGCCGGTGCAGCCCTCGGGCCCGGCGGGCAGCCCGCGTGCGGTGGCCGTCTCGGCCGCGACGGTGGGCGCGGACGGGACCACCCTCGTGCTGCACTCGGTGGGCGGGGTGTGCGAGACGTACACCGCCTCTGCCAAGGAGACACCGGACGTCGTGACCGTGCAGCTGCTCGCCACGCCGGACACCGACACCTCGCGCGCCTGCCCCGCCCTGGCGAAGGAGGTCTCGGCGACGGTGACCCTGGCCGCCCCCTGGGCCCACCGAGCCGTCATCGACGCCACCACCGGCCAGAAGGTCCCGGTCGACTGAGCCTGCCGGGACGCGCGGAGGGCCGCACCCCTCGCGGGGTGCGGCCCTCCGGACGCGGGTGCGGTGCCGTCAGCTGAACGAGTCGCCGCAGGCGCAGGAGCTGGTGGCGTTGGGGTTGTCGATCGTGAAGCCCTGCTTCTCGATCGAGTCGACGAAGTCGATCGTGGCGCCGCCGAGGTAGGGGGCGCTCATGCGGTCGGTGACGACCTTGACGGTGCCGAACTCCTTGACGACGTCGCCGTCGAGGGAGCGGTCGTCGAAGAACAGCTGGTAGCGCAGGCCCGAGCAGCCGCCGGGCTGGACCGCCACGCGCAGGGAGAGGTCCTCGCGACCCTCCTGCTCGAGCAGTGCGGCGACCTTGGACGAGGCGGCCTCGGTCAGCAGGATGCCGTCGGTGACGGGCGTCGAGGTCTCGATGGTGACATCGGCGGTCATGCGGTGGTCCTCCCGGTGGGGGTGGGTCGAGCCGTACGCCGGCGTCGCACGGACGCCGTACACCCTGACAACCCCGTCGACCCGCGGAATGTTCCCCGTGCCCCGGTGCGGTCAGGCGTCCATGGTGCCACGACCTGCGGGGTGCGGCGTCCTGCGGTCCCGCGCGCGTCGCACCCGTGCCCCGCGGCGGTCCGGTGCGCCCCGGCTCAGCGCGACCAGGTGCGGGCGGCGCGCTCGGCGAGGTCGGCCAGAGCGGCGGCCGGGTGGTCGAAGGCGTCGGACTCCGGACGCCCCCGGTCGCGCAGGTCGTCCACCACGGCCAGCGCCCCGCTGACGCCCGTGGCGGCGTACTCGCGCCGGCCCACCTCCACCCGCCCGGCGAGCACCACGCAGCCTCGGCCGTGCTCGAGCGCCACCTCGGCGACCCCGCTGACGACCTTGCCCCGCAGGCTCTGCCAGTCGAAGCTGCCCTCCCCCGTCACCACGAGGTCCGCGGCCGCCACCTCGCGGGCCAGGCCGACGGTGTCGAGCACCGTGCCGATCCCCGGGACGCGCGTCGCCCCGAGCAGCAGAAGCGCGTAGCCCAGGCCGCCGGCCGCACCGGCGCCGAGGGCCACCGCAGGGTCGCGCCCGTCCGGGCGGCGGCCCACCGCCGCGGCGAAGGCGGTCAGGTCGCCCTCGAGCCGCATGAGCATCGCGTCGTCGGCGCCCTTCTGGCGACCGAACCCGTTGGTGGCCCCGCGCAGTCCGAGCAGGGGGTTGTCGACGTCGGACGCCGCGACCAGCCCGAGGCCGCGCACGGCCTCGAGCGCCGGGCCGAGGTCGACCGCCGCGACCTCGCGCAGCGCGCCGCCCCCGAGGCGGAGGCGGTCGGTGGCGTCGGCGCCGTCGGCGGTGGCGGCCGTCGCGCCCAGGGCCGCGAGCAGGCCGGCGCCCGCGTCGTTGGTGCCGGACCCGCCGAGCCCGACCACGACGCTCGTGGCGCCGGCGTCGCGCGCCGCGAGCAGCAGCTGCCCGACGCCGTACGACGTGGTGCGCGAGGGGTCGCGCGGCTCGGGCACCAGGTGCAGGCCGCAGGCCTCGGCCGCCTCGACGTAGGCCGTGCCGTCGACGAGCAGCACGTGGCCGGTCGCCGGATCGCCCGTGGGGCCGCTCACCTCCACCGTGCGCAGCTCGCCCCCGAGCGCGGACCTGACGACCTCGACGAAGCCGGGGCCGCCGTCGGCCAGGGGCACCTCGACGAGCTCGTCGTGCGGCGCGGTGCGGCGCCAGCCCGCGGCGATCGCGGCGGCGGCCTCGACGGCCGAGAGGGTCCCCGCGAACTTGTCCGGGGCGACGACGACGCGCACCCCAGGAGGCTAGTGCGGCCGCCTCCTGCCGCCGGGCCGGGGACGTCC carries:
- a CDS encoding glycerate kinase, coding for MRVVVAPDKFAGTLSAVEAAAAIAAGWRRTAPHDELVEVPLADGGPGFVEVVRSALGGELRTVEVSGPTGDPATGHVLLVDGTAYVEAAEACGLHLVPEPRDPSRTTSYGVGQLLLAARDAGATSVVVGLGGSGTNDAGAGLLAALGATAATADGADATDRLRLGGGALREVAAVDLGPALEAVRGLGLVAASDVDNPLLGLRGATNGFGRQKGADDAMLMRLEGDLTAFAAAVGRRPDGRDPAVALGAGAAGGLGYALLLLGATRVPGIGTVLDTVGLAREVAAADLVVTGEGSFDWQSLRGKVVSGVAEVALEHGRGCVVLAGRVEVGRREYAATGVSGALAVVDDLRDRGRPESDAFDHPAAALADLAERAARTWSR
- a CDS encoding iron-sulfur cluster assembly accessory protein, producing the protein MTADVTIETSTPVTDGILLTEAASSKVAALLEQEGREDLSLRVAVQPGGCSGLRYQLFFDDRSLDGDVVKEFGTVKVVTDRMSAPYLGGATIDFVDSIEKQGFTIDNPNATSSCACGDSFS